DNA from Candidatus Omnitrophota bacterium:
TACCGGCTTCAAAGCCCCTGGGAAATCATCGTCTATTTGATCCTGGGAGTGTTGTCCGCCTTCGCCGCCGTGGCGTTCATATGGTCATTGCACAAATCGGAGGCGTTCTGGGAACGGGTTAAAAGTCCGGGATGGTGCAAGCCGGCATTGGGCGGGCTACTGGTGGGGTTGATAGGTGTGTATTTCCCCCAGGTTTTCAGTTCCGGGTTTTCGACGATTGAAGACGCCTTGCACGGCAATGTACCGTTGTTCCTTTTATTGATGTTAATTTTTTTGAAGATAGCGGCGACGGCCATTTCCATCGGATCCGGCAGTTCCGGGGGCGTTTTCGCTCCCGCCCTCTTTATTGGAGCCGTTCTGGGGGGATCCGTCGGGAGACTTCTTTCGCACTCGGTGGCCTTCCCGATGGAAAATTCGGGGGCTTATGCCCTTGTCGGGATGGCCTGCGTTTTTGCCGCATGCGCCCATGCCCCTGTCACGGCCATCTTGATCGTGTTCGAAATGACAAGCAATTATCATTTGATCCTCCCGATCATGGCGGCTGTTGTAGTGGCCACGTCCGTCTCCCAGTTCCTGCATCGTGATTCGATTTATACGGTCAAACTCAAACAGCAGGGCATAGATATCGGATTTCTGGAAGAGGCGAGGATATTGGGCGGTTTACAGGTCGGGGATGCGATGGGGCAAGACTTTGAGACAGCCCTCAATACTCTTCCGGCCCAGGAACTGATCGCCAAGTTTTCCAGCCGGACCGGGAAAACCGTCTTTGTCACGGATGCCAAGGGGAACATCACAGGGATGATCGATTATCAGGAAGTGCAGAGATTTTTATTTGAAGATAACATTCAGATGATTTTGGTTGATGACGTGGCGCTCCCTGTCCGCGAGCGGTGTTTCGCGACAGACCCATTAAGCGACGCTGCGTTGCAAATGGCTTCTTCCCATGTTTCCCATCTGCCGGTGATGGATCCCGAGACGCCGACGAAAGTCGTGGGGGTTTTACATTCGGAGGACATCCTGAGAGTTTATTCCAATGAAATCCTTCGCCGCACTGAAATCGAACACAGGGCGGGGCTGGAAGGAACTTTGCCGGAGGATGTCACGACAGTCCCTTTTGTGATTTCGCCCAGTTCGCAATTGGTAAACAAATTGATCCGGGATGTTGATCTTCCCCCGGGGATACGTTTCAATTCCGTCAAGAGAGGGAAAAAATTGCTGATCCCTCATGGGGAGATGCCCCTTTGCGCAAAAGACCGGATCTGGGCGGTTCTTCCCCTTGCGCAGAGGGAGGATTTTCAGCGGTGGCTCAAGCTTCAAGAAAGGCCATCCGTGGAGAAATCCTCCGGGTGATTTGCGGCTGTCAGGTTTATTTTCTAAAAAATGGTTTGGAAAGCGGCTGGAGACGTGATATTTTAAATTCAGGGACAAAGGATTGACCCATGTCTGAATCTCACGACAATCCGGAGATGTTCAAAGACGGCGAACCGTGCCGTCCGAACCGCACGCCTGAAGACATGCTGGGGTTGTTCCCGTCCCAGGGCGCCGGCGAGTACGTGCAGTTTCTCCAGGATGTCCAGGCGTCCCTGTCGTCATTCCTCCCCGCGCAGAAGAATTCTTCCCCGCGATTCAAAAATTTGTAATTTCCCGGGTTTTTCCTTTTATGCCCCCTTCCAGCGAGCAGGTCCGAAAAAGCTTACGCGCGTCGCTTTGGGACGGCGTGTTTACCAGCGGCATGGTGGGCTTCACCCAGGATTACTTTATCCCGTTTTTGCTGCTGCTGGGGGCCCCTGCCAAGTATGTCGCTCTCTTGAGCTCTCTCCCGAATTTTGTCGCGGCCCTGGTCCAGCTTAAAAGTCCCGACATCACCGAGCATTGCGGTTCCCGCAAGAAAATCATCAACCTGTTCGTTTTTTTGCAGGCCGCTGTCCTGTTGCCGATGGCGTTTACGGCTTTCTGCGGCGGGACTCACCCGATGGCCTTCATCCTGATGGTCACGGTCTTCACAGCCGCCGGCGCGTTTGCCACGCCGGCCTGGGGCAGCCTGATGTCGGACCTGGTCCCGGAGAAAAAACGGGGGGAATATTTCGGCTGGAGGAACAAGATCCTGGGGTTTGTGGTGGTGGGGATGAGTTTTACCGCCGGAGCCGTCCTTCACGAAATCGACAAGATCAATATTTTCTACGGTTTTGCCGCGATTTACGCGTGCGCCAGCCTGTTCCGGTTTGTCTCGTGGTATTTCCTGACGCGGATGTACGAGCCGCCCCAGCAGCACCGCAAGGAGCATTATTTCAATATCGTCATGTTCCTGGCCAGGATCCGGGAAAGCAATTTCGCGAAGTTCGTGCTGTTTGTGGCCATGCTCAATTTCTCGGTGAATCTCGCGTCCCCGTTTTTCCCGGTTCTGATGCTGCGAGAACTCCATTTCAATTATCTGCTGTTCTCGGTGGTGACCGTTTCCGCCACGCTGACCATCTATCTCCTGATGGGGCGGTGGGGGCGCCTCGCCGACCAGGTCGGCAACCTCAAGGTCCTCCGGTTCACGGCGCCCATCATCGCGATGATCCCGTTCTGGTGGATCATTAACCGGCATCCGGCTTTTTTGATCGTGGCCCAGATCGTTTCCGGCTTTGCCTGGGCCGGATTCAACCTCTGCGCGTCAAACTTCATCTATGACGCGGTCACGCCTGAGAAGAGGACTCGCTGCATCGCTTATTTTAACGTGCTCAACGGGCTGGCGCTTTGCGCCGGGGCTTTGCTGGGAGGTTTTCTGCTGGACCGGCTGCCGCCTTTGATGGGTTATAAAATTCTGGCGTTGTTCGCCGTCTCCGGCTGCCTGCGCATGGCCGTCGCCCTTTTGATGCCGCCTTTGATCAAGGAAGTCCGGACCGTTCAGAAAATCTCCAGCGAACGGCTGTTCTTCAGCATGATCGGCATGCGGCCGCTTTTGGGCATTGAGCGAAAGACGATCCAGTACGAGGGATAGCCGCGGCCCCCGCGGCTGTCAAGCCTTCTTCTTGAGATACAGGCGGGTCAATTCTTCCGTGAGGTATTTGAACGCGGAATCCACGTCGTCAAAGACGCGGAACAAATCCAGGTCTTCTTTACTGATCACGCCCCACCTCTGCATGGCCTGGAAGTCCAGGATGTCATTCCAGTAATCTTTCCCGTAGAGAACGATCGGCATGTATTTTTTGGATTTTTTGGTCTGCACGATGGTCAGCAGTTCAAAAAATTCGTCCAGGGTTCCGAACCCGCCTGGAAAAACGATGAGGGCCTTGGCCATATAGAAGAACCAGAATTTGCGGATGAAAAAGTAGTGGAACTCAAAGGAGATGTCCCTGGTCTGGTAAGGGTTGGGGACCTGCTCGAAGGGGAGGCTGATGTTGAGCCCGATCGTCGGACCGCCGGCCTGGTGGGCGCCCCGGTTGGCGGCCTCCATGATGCCCGGTCCGCCGCCGGAGCAGACGATGAAGCGGTAGCAGGGGTCGGCCAGATCGTTGGACCACCGCGTGATCTTCTCCGCAAGTTTCACAGCGTCATCATAATAGCGTGACAGCTTGACCGCGCTTTTAGCGTCTTCCACCTGCTGTTTGATCTCGGCAGAGGGGTTCCGGCGTTCCGCGGCCAGGGCTTCGACCTGTTTCAGTTTTTGCTGGGCGATCTCCTTCGGAAGGGTCCGGGCCGAGCCGAACATGACGACCGTGTCCCTGATCTTGTGCTGCCGGAACCTGGCCTCGGGCTCGATCATTTCGCACAGGACCCGGATCAGCCGGGCCTGAGCGCTTTTTAGGAAGTTGACGTTTTCATAGGATTTCTGGAATTTGGAAGGGGAAGGACTGCCGGTTTTGGGCGTGGTCATGGGGTCTCCTGGTTGAGCTTCAAAAAAATTATATCAGAGCCGCGGAGGTTTGCCACGAATTTCCTGACCTTCGTGATAGGATATCCTGGCAGATCTTCGCCGCTGCCAGGAAAGTGCTTGTCGCGGGCGGGGCTTCAGTATAAAATAACTCTCATTGTGAGATCGTGAGCGTTCATTTTTGCGGAGACAAACAATCCATGAAAATTTTGAAGATGATCGGCGTGATGGCCGTTGTTTTGGTCTTGATCCTCTGTCTCGGGGCCGTGGCCTTCATCAAGACGCTGAATGTCAATAAATACAAACCGCAGATCGTTTCCGCCCTGTCCGGCGCGCTGGGCCGGGACGTGGATTTCCGCAACGCTGGTCTGGAGATCTCCTGGCGGGGCGGGGTCCGGCTCCGGATCCAGGACCTGGCGATCCGAGAGGAAGCAGGTGTCGCCGAGGGGGATTTCCTCCGCGTCAAAGAGATCTTTTTGAGCCTGGACGTTGCCGCGTATCTTCTGCAAAAAGAGATCAAGGCGCAGGACATTGATATCCAGGGCTTCCAGCTGATCCTCGCCCGCCGTCCTAACGGGATGTTGAACGTTCAGACCATCGGCCAGAAGCCGGGCGCGCCTTCTCCGGCATCTGCCGTTTCCCCGGCCGGAAGCCCTCCGGCGGCTGCGCCCTCAAAATCCGCGGAAATCCCTGCGATCCACGTCCATAAGATCGGGCTTGAGGGCGGGACCATCGTCCTGATGGACCAAACCTCCGACCCGGCGCTGACCGTTGAGGTTTCCCGGATCGACCTGACGATCCGTGAATTTTCCACCGACAAGCCGTTTGACGTGTCCTTCCAGGCTGCGGTCTGGAGCGAACTGCCGAATATTTCGGTCAACGGCACGCTGGCTTTGGACCTCGCCCGGCAAAGGGTGGAAGCGCCGTCGTTGAAATTGTCCTTAAACTTTTCCTCGATGAATGTGGAGAAGATCAACAGCGCCTTAAAATTTTTTAAAGGGGCGCCGCTGGCGGAAACTCTGGGCGGGGTGCTGGAGGTGGAGCTGAAGAATGTCGCGGCCGGGACCGGAGGGATTGAAAAAATGTTCGGCGACATCCTTCTCAAACAGGGCCAGGCCAGGATCAAAGATCCTGTTTCGGGGCTGGCCCTGGATGTCCCCGACATCAATCTCTCGATCATGAATTTTTCTTTGGCGGAACCGTTCCGGTTTGTATTAAAAATGGCCTGCCTGTCCAGCCAATCCAATGTCACCTGGGAAGGCAAGGCCATGGTGGACCTTGAATCCGGGAAAGCGGACATCAAGGACGCGACGTTGACCACAGACCTGTCGTCCATTTCTTTGGAAAAATTGCGGGCTTCCTCGCCCGCGCTGAAAGATATGAAACTTCCGGACATTCTGCAGGGCAAGGCGGTCGTTACCCTGCATGAGGCCGGGGTCGGCGCCCAAGGGCTGGAATCCTTGAACCTGGACGCCGCCCTCACGGAAGGACGGGTGGTCATTAAAGACGCGTCTCCGGGGGTCACATTGGATGTTTCCCTTTTAGATGCGAGCGTGAAGCATTTGACCCTTGAGAATAAGCCGTTCGCGTTCAAAGTGTCCTCGGCCGTTTGGGGAAAACTGCCCAGCGTCACCGCCGACGGATATTTGCGGCTGGACACGGCGGCTCAAAAAGTTTTGCTGGAGGACTCGAAGGTCAACGTGGACCTGTCCCAAATTTCCATGGACCAGGTGAAATCTTCGGTCGCGGCCCTGAAAGACGTCCCTTTGCCGGAAAACCTCCGGGGGCAGCTCCGCTTGAGCATCAAAAATCTGGCCGCGGGGCCGCAAGGGATCGGGGAGGTATTGGCCAGCGGGGAACTTTTCAGCGGGTCTGTGAAGTTGCCCCAGCTCGCCGTGCCGGTTGAGAACATCAAAGCGAAATTCAATGCCGCGGACAACGATTTGACCATCGATGACATGTCGGCCGCCATCGGGAAAAAGGGGACCGTCACGGCCAAGGCCACGGTCAAGGATTTCCTGGGTGCGCAGAATTTTCATCTGGAGGCCCAGGCCAAGGCGGTCCGGATCGAGGAGGTCATGGACCAGTCCAAGCAGCCGGTCAAGGCCGAGGGCGCGGTGTTTGCCACTGTCAAGGCCGACGGTTCAAATTTGAGTTCCCCGGACATGCTCAAGGCCGTCACGGCCGAGGCCCAGGCCGAGGTGAGGGGCGGCCGGCTGAAGGATCTGAATGTGCTCAAGGCCGTGCTGGATGCCGCCGGGGTGGTGCCGGGCATGTCCGAAAAACTGGAGGCGTCCCTGCCCGAAGAATATAAGGCCAAATTGCAGAACAAGGACACGGAGATCTCCCGGGCGCAGTTGTCGGCGACGATGAAGGACGGCCAGGTCTCGATCGCTCCTCTGGATGCCGAGGCCGACGGATTTTTGTTCAAGGGGCAGGGCACGGCGGACGTCGCGCAATCCTACGCGATCGACGGTTCGGTCCTGGTGGCCAATGATTTATCGATGGCCATGGCGGGCGTTGTCCCGGAGCTTCAATATTTCTACAATGACCGGCAGGAAATTGCGTTTCTCCTGAAATTCTGGGGCCAGGGGCCGCAGTTCAAGTTTTCCGTGGACATCAAGGCGGTCACCAAGAACGCGATCATGAACAAGGGGAAAGAAGAATTCCGGAAAGTTTTGGACAAAGTGCTGGGGACGGAAGAGGAGAACCCCCAAACGGCCCCGGAGGGGGGGCAGCCCCGGCAGCCGGCAAACACGGAAAAACGCCCTGAAGAGCAGATCCTTGAGGGGATATTGGATTCCATTTTCAAGTAGAAGGAGTTCGGCATGAACGTCGCGGTCATCGGCGCGTCGGACAAAACCGACCGATATTCGTACAAGGCCGTCAAGCTTGCGCAGGAGAAGGGGCACCGGGTCTATCCGGTTCACCAGAGGATCAAGCAGATCGAGGGTTTGTCCGTGTATCTTTCCATCCGCGATATTGTGGACCCGATTGACACGGTGTCGCTCTATGTCGCGGCCGACATATCGACGAAAATCGGCGAGGACATCCTGGCTAAAAAACCGCGCCGGATCATTTTTAACCCGGGCGCGGAAAATGCCGAGCTCGAGGCCAGGGCCCGCGGTCAGGGCATCCTGACGCTCAATGCCTGCACCCTGGTGATGTTGAATACAGGACAATTCTGAGCCGCCTGCCTTTGTTTTTGTCAGGGGAAGGCGGCGAAGCCCCGGCGCCTTGATTCACTTCTCCCCAATCGCGCAGCGATTGGGGAGAAGTGAATCAGCCGGGGTTGAGCCGACGAAGCGGTCAAATCAATGATGCGATACTCTTTATTTTTTATTTTATTTCTTTCCCTTTGCGCCCCTTCTCCGGCCGCTGCCGCGGACAACCCGGTCTCTGATCTTTTTCGGAGCAATGTGGATTCGATCGTGCTGGTCGGGTCTGTCCAGAAACGAAAAAAGGACAACCGCTCCGGCAGCGGATTTTTTGTCAGCGAAGACGGGCTGATTTTAACAAACTATCATTTGATCCAGAACGCGCGCAAGATCGCCGTGAAGACCAGCGACGGCCATGTTCACACCAAGGTCGCGGTCGCCCAGGTGGACCCGGAAAGGGACATCGCTCTCCTGAAGATTCCCGGGCGCGGGTTCCCGGCCGTGCAGTTGGGCAATAGCCAGGGACTGGAGATCGGACAGCGGGTGGTGACCATCGGCAATCCCCAGGGGTTGGAGCAGACCGTGGCCGACGGCCTGGTGAGCGCCTGGAGGGACGTGGACGACGAGCTGCGGCTCATCCAGATCAGCGTGCCGCTTTCCGGCGGAAGCAGCGGCGGGCCCTTGTTCGACCTGGAGGGCCGGGCCGTGGGTGTGGCCACGGCGTCGCTGTCCGGCGGGCAGAACCTGAATTTTGCCGTCCCCATCAATTACGCGAAACCGTTGATCCGCCGGGCCCAGTCGGCGGACGATTTTGAGTTTTACGTCGTCCAGCCCAAGGACACGCTGTTCAGCCTGTCCCGCCGTTTCCGGACCACGGTCAACGAGATCATGGCCTTGAACCGCCTGGCGAACGCGCAGATCTATACCGGACAGAAGATCAAAATCCCCCAGGGCGACTGACGCCGCTCTTGCCGTTGTTTTTTTATCCCGCTTTCCTCCCCGATTCCCCTCATCTGAAATCCTGTGTTCTTTTTAAGGAGGGGTACTATGGACACATCCGCACCCGGCACATCCATCCGTCACTGGCCCGAACAGGACCGACCCCGGGAGAAACTTTTCCGCCTGGGAGAACAAAAACTCTCCGATTCCGAACTGCTGGCCATCCTGTTGAATTCCGGCGGGCGGGGGTTCAGCGCGCTGGACCTGTCCCGCCGGGTCCTGGCTCGCTTTAAGTCGTTCCGGAACATGGCCGGCCTGGACGCGGGGGAGTGCCAGGATATCCGCGGCCTGGGGATGACCAAGATCGCGAGGATCCGGGCGGCCATCGAGATCGGCCGCAGGTTCCGCAGTGAGGCGTCCGACGGCCGGCCTCTGAAGATCGGATCGTCCCGGGAAGCGGCCGAGGTCCTCATGCCTCGGATGCGAGACCTGAAAAAGGAGGTCTTCACCGTTATTTTTTTGAACAGCCGGCACCGGGTGATCGAAATGGCCGATGTGGAAGAGGGCACGGTGAACAGCGCCGCGCCGATGGTCCGCGAGATCTTCCAATTGGCGCTCCAGCGGTTCGCCGTGTCCCTCATCTGTGCCCATAACCATCCTTCCGGCGATATCACGCCGAGCGCCCAGGACAGGGAGTTCACGTTAAAGATCCGGGCCGCCGGAGAAGCCCTGGGGGTCAAGGTCCTTGACCACATCATTGTCGGCGACAATGCCTATTACAGTTTTGCGGATGAGGGGGGTGTGTAAAAAGACATTCGGAACAGGACGAAGCGAGGGTTTTGTTTTATACTAATATCAGTGCGTTCAGGCACATCCTATGGCTCGCAAAGGCAAACAAGTCGTCTGGCACAAAAAGAAGGGGAAGATGATCCCGTCTGTCTTTCTCAAACCTCATGGCTCGGCCGCGGCGTCCGCGCCGTCCCCGCCCGCCTCCGCTGGCCAGGCGGACCGCCGCAAGACGTTCGCCGCGAAATTTCTCAAAGAGATCAAGCGTGCCGCGTCCGATCAGACACCCGAGGGGGGAAGCCATGGCTAAGTTCCGTGTTGTGATAGCGGCTGTTTGTTTTTTGATCACGGGTTTCACGACGGATATTCATGCGACGGCCCTTTCCGGCCCGACCTGCCAGGCCCAGGCGGAGATACTGGAGGTCGGCAGCGAAAAAAGAACGGCTACTGGGGCCAACGGAGAAGCGCGGGAGTATGATGTCCCATATGTGAAGATGAGCGTCCTCAAATTGCAGCCGACCTTGCTCAATGGCTATTGCGGCATGTTGCGGCTCGGGCAGGTCGTCAAGACCAATGGCGGAAGTTCTCCGGATTCCTTGAAAGCCGGGCAGATCATCGAGGCCGGTGTGGAAGCCGCGGCCGCCATGGGGCCGGAAGGGGTGATTCCGTTTCTTCAGTGGCAGCCCATCCGTTTCCTGGAATCGCGCGGGGAGGCCCCTTTGCCGCGCCATTTTCATCTCCAGTCCGAAGCTCTGGACGGCGGCGTTGACGCCGGGAACAATCCGTAATTCCTGTTTCCATCAGATCCTTGTCCAACGACGGTCCATTTGAGTGGAAAAACAAAAATACGATACGCTCATCCATCGCCTGCAGGAATTCGCCGAGAAAAATCCCGGGGGATATAAGGTCCGGGTTTTGCTCCTGGGCGTCCTCGGGTATGCCTATCTTCTTTTCATCCTGTTGTTTCTGGCGGCCGCGATCGCGGCGGGGAGCTATTTTCTGTTCCAAAATCGGCATGGCCGCGGCCTCACGTTCCAGCTCCTGATTTTTGTGGGCGGGCTTGCGTTCATTGTCCTGAGGTCCTTGTGGATTCACACGCCGCCGCCCTGGGGATATTACCTGAAACGCGAGGAGGCTCCCCTGCTTTTCGACATGCTGGAGGACATCTGCCGCCGGTTGAAATGCCCCAGGCCCGACGCCGTTGTTCTCGACGGGCAATTCAACGCCAGCATTTACCAGATCCCCCGGCTGGGAATCTTCGGCTGGTATAAAAATACCCTGTGCCTGGGATTGCCGCTGCTTGCGGCCATGTCGCCGGATGAATTCCGCTCGGTGGTCGCCCATGAGTTTGGGCACCTTGCCTCGTCCCACGGGAAGGCGGGAACGTGGATCTACCGGATCCGCGAGTCCTGGATCCGCCTGGTGGAGACCCTCCAGCACCAGGAGCACTTCGGCAGTTTTCTGTTCGCCCCGTTTTTCAACTGGTACCTGCCGTTCTTCAATGCCTATTCGTTTGTCCTGGCCCGCCAGCACGAGTATCAGGCGGATTCCTTTGCCGGGGACATCGCGGGCCGCAATGCCGCGGCCTCAGCCCTGTCCAACCTGGCCGTGCAGGGGGAATACATCGAACGCGTGTTTTGGCCGTCGGTCTACGGCCGCGTCACGCAGTCGGATTCCCCTCCGGACAATGTCTTCTCCGACCTTGACCGGAAGCTGGAGGAAAAGGCCTACCAGGAGAAGGAAAAGATTTATTTGAGGCAGGCCTTCAATCTCCAGACGCACACCTCCGACACCCATCCCAGTTTGCGGGACCGGCTCAAGGCACTGGGATACCAGGTCCTGGACGCCGGATCGCTGTCGGATCTGCGCATCAAGAACGTGCGGGTCTGCGCCGGCGAGGAGATGCTCGGCAAGGAATCCTGGGAGAAGATGATCACGGAATTCGACCGGAAATGGAAAGAGGACATGGCCGCCGACTGGAAGGCCCGGCACGAGTTCGTCCAGACCAAACTCAAGGAGATCGGGGAGCTGGACACGAAAGCCGCGGGCGGGACGCTCCGCCGCCAGGATTTGTGGAAGAGGGCTTTGCTGATCTACGACATTCAGGGCCCCGAACATGCGGCGGCCGCGCTGCGGGACGTTCTCAAAGTTGCGCCCGATCACCGGGAAGCGAATTTCCGGCTGGGCCTTATTTTGTCCGACGCGGACGATCCGGATTGCGTGCCTCTTTTGGAAAAAGCCATGGCTATCAATCCGTTTTATATTTTTACGTGCTGCGGGAACCTGGTATTTTTTCATGAGAGGCGGGGGGAATACGGGAAGGCCAAGGATTATGACCGGAAGATGGACGAGATGGACTCGGCCATCGCCAAGGCGAGTGATGAACGCCGGTATCAGTCCGGCATGACGATCGAGGCGCACGGCCTGTCCGATGAAAAGGTCGCGTATATCCGCGAGCAGCTCGAAGGATTTCAAGATGATATCGACAGGGCGTATCTGGTGAAAAAGAAAGTGAAAGTTTTCCCGGACCAGCCGTTTGTCATTCTGGCGGTGAAAACGTACTCGCCGTGGTTCCGATACCGGCCCGGCGGGTTCCAGGAACAGGTTGCGCAGCGGCTGGCCGATCAAATCGATTTTGACCTGGATCGCGGCATGGCGATCGTGGTGGTGGAAGACGCGAAATGCCTCGGGGCCGCGCGCAAGATCTCCGGGTCGCTTGTTTTCAGGCGCGGGAAACCAGGGAAAGGATGATGCCGGAGATGAAAACGGCGATGGGGGTCTTTCTTTTTGTCCTGGCCGCGGGGGCTGTGTCCCGGGCGGATACGGTCATCCTCACGTCCGGCCGGAGCGTCAATGGCGTGATCCTTGAAAAGACCTCCGATTTTGTGAAGATCGATTATCAGGGCGTTCCGGTCACGTTTTACAGCGATGAAGTGAAGCGCGTCGAGGAGGGAGCCCTGGCCGGAAACGCGGAAACGATTGTGTCCCCCGAGGCGCAGGCACCGCGGCCCTCCTTGGAGGAAACGGCTGTTGTCCGGTTTCCTGAGGGGGGCGTTCCGCCTGACGATTCGTCGCTGGACCGCGTTTATGAAGACAATGTCGATGCCACCGTGCTTGTGAAAGCTGTCCGGGGCAACGGGCAATATGTGGGCAGCGGATTTGTGGCGGCCCCGGGGCGGGTGGTCACCAATTTTCACGTTGTCGCCGGAGCGGAACTCATCAGGGTGGAATTCCGTGACGGCAGAAGTTACGAGGCGCAAGGAGTTGTGAGTTATAACGCGGTCCGGGATTATTGCGTTTTGAAGATTTCATCCTATGATCCTGTCCCTATCGCTATGGGAGATTCTGACCGGCTGACGCCCGGCGAAGAGGTCGTGGTCATCGGCTCGCCCGAAGGTCTCCGTTTTTCGTCCTCGCGGGGGATTTACAGCGGGCTGACGGAATTCTGCCGGCTGAAGCACCTGCAGTTCACCGCGCCGATTTCCGCCGGCAACAGCGGAGGCCCGCTGTTGAACCTGAAAGGGGAGGCCGTCGGCATCGTGACGTTCAAGCGCATCGGGACGTCGGGTTACAATTATGCCATTCCGATCAATGAGGTCAAGGGCTCGATCGAGGGCGAGGTCAAAGTGAGCGTGGACGATTTCCGGCAGACGATCAGCCGCGCGTATGAATTGTTCGGAGAGGCGCAGACGGCCTATTTTGCGGGCGATCTGGATTCCGCCATCACGTCGGCGAAAGAGGCCGTGGCCGCGGACCCGGAATACCTGGAAGCCCTTTATGGATTGGGAGAGCTCTACATCGCCGCCAACCGGACAGAGGAGGCCCTGGAGGTCTGGGCGCGCCTCACGCAGGAAGACCCCAACAACGTCGAAGCCAGGGTCAACCTGGCGGTCAGCCAATTTCAGAAGGGGATGTGGGAGGCGGCGGCGAACGGGTTTGAGGCCGCCCTGGCGCTGGATCCGGGCCGGGTGGAAGCCCTCGACAATCTGGGCGTGGCGTATGCCCGGCTGAAGCGCTATGACAAGGCCGTTGAAACGCACCAGAAAGCGGTGGAGGCCAACCGGGATTATGCCCCGGGACATTATAATCTGGCCACGGCCTACTACAATACCGGGCGGTACGACCTGGCGGTTCAGCATTGCGACCGGGCCGCCCGGCTGGGATATCCGGTCCCCGGGGAATTTTTGGAACTGCTCAAGCCTTATCGATAGACGCCGGTCCCGGGATAGTGCAGATTTGCTTTGAAATCTCCCGCGCGAGCCCTATAATTGAACAGAAAGGGTTTTCGTTTTCACCTCACTTCCTATGCGATTGATTCGATTCCTTGCCCTGTCCGCATTATTCGGACTCTCCGGTTTTATGGTCCAGGCGGAAACCGTCCTCCTGACGGATGAGGCCGAGAACATTTTCAAGGCGCACAAGGCCCATGTCTTTCAGATCCGGGTGATCGACCTGAGTTCAGGGAAAAAGTCCACCACGGGGTCCGGCTTTGTGTTCTCATCCGAAGGGCACGTGGCCACGAATTATCACGTGGTTTCCGACGCCGTGCACAAGCCCGGCCAGTACCGCATCGAATACCTGGATGACGGCGGCCAGTCCGGGCCCCTGGAGCTCCTGGACGTGGACGTGATCCATGACCTAGCGGTCCTGAAAGGCCATTTCCCGCAGGCGACCCATATCGCGCTCGGGGAGTCGTCGTTCTCCAAAGGCGCCAAGATTTTTTCCATGGGAAACCCTTATGATCTCGGCATGACGATCATCGAGGGGACCTACAACGGGCTGATGGAAAAGAGCCTGTACCCCAAGATCCTGTTCTCGGGTTCGCTCAACCCCGGGATGAGCGGAGGTCCCGCCCTGGACCATAGCAGCAAGATCATCGGGATCAATGTCTCCACCGGCGGCAACGCCCTGAGCTTCCTTGTCCCCGTCGAATACCTCAAAAAACTTTACGGCCACGCGAAGTCCCGGCAGGTCCCGCCCTTGTCCAGAAAGAATGTGTACATCGAGGAGCAGCTCCTGGCACACCAGGACGAATACCTGCCCCAACTGCTGGCCGCGCCCTGGAACACGGTGCCGTTCGGCGAGACCGTGGTGCCGGCGGAGATCTCGAATATTTTCAAATGCTGGGGCAAGACCGAGGATGAGGAGCATATGTTGTATACCAAATCTTCGCTGTACTGCGCCATGGACGATTACAT
Protein-coding regions in this window:
- a CDS encoding AsmA family protein; the protein is MKILKMIGVMAVVLVLILCLGAVAFIKTLNVNKYKPQIVSALSGALGRDVDFRNAGLEISWRGGVRLRIQDLAIREEAGVAEGDFLRVKEIFLSLDVAAYLLQKEIKAQDIDIQGFQLILARRPNGMLNVQTIGQKPGAPSPASAVSPAGSPPAAAPSKSAEIPAIHVHKIGLEGGTIVLMDQTSDPALTVEVSRIDLTIREFSTDKPFDVSFQAAVWSELPNISVNGTLALDLARQRVEAPSLKLSLNFSSMNVEKINSALKFFKGAPLAETLGGVLEVELKNVAAGTGGIEKMFGDILLKQGQARIKDPVSGLALDVPDINLSIMNFSLAEPFRFVLKMACLSSQSNVTWEGKAMVDLESGKADIKDATLTTDLSSISLEKLRASSPALKDMKLPDILQGKAVVTLHEAGVGAQGLESLNLDAALTEGRVVIKDASPGVTLDVSLLDASVKHLTLENKPFAFKVSSAVWGKLPSVTADGYLRLDTAAQKVLLEDSKVNVDLSQISMDQVKSSVAALKDVPLPENLRGQLRLSIKNLAAGPQGIGEVLASGELFSGSVKLPQLAVPVENIKAKFNAADNDLTIDDMSAAIGKKGTVTAKATVKDFLGAQNFHLEAQAKAVRIEEVMDQSKQPVKAEGAVFATVKADGSNLSSPDMLKAVTAEAQAEVRGGRLKDLNVLKAVLDAAGVVPGMSEKLEASLPEEYKAKLQNKDTEISRAQLSATMKDGQVSIAPLDAEADGFLFKGQGTADVAQSYAIDGSVLVANDLSMAMAGVVPELQYFYNDRQEIAFLLKFWGQGPQFKFSVDIKAVTKNAIMNKGKEEFRKVLDKVLGTEEENPQTAPEGGQPRQPANTEKRPEEQILEGILDSIFK
- a CDS encoding CoA-binding protein; this encodes MNVAVIGASDKTDRYSYKAVKLAQEKGHRVYPVHQRIKQIEGLSVYLSIRDIVDPIDTVSLYVAADISTKIGEDILAKKPRRIIFNPGAENAELEARARGQGILTLNACTLVMLNTGQF
- a CDS encoding trypsin-like peptidase domain-containing protein, translating into MMRYSLFFILFLSLCAPSPAAAADNPVSDLFRSNVDSIVLVGSVQKRKKDNRSGSGFFVSEDGLILTNYHLIQNARKIAVKTSDGHVHTKVAVAQVDPERDIALLKIPGRGFPAVQLGNSQGLEIGQRVVTIGNPQGLEQTVADGLVSAWRDVDDELRLIQISVPLSGGSSGGPLFDLEGRAVGVATASLSGGQNLNFAVPINYAKPLIRRAQSADDFEFYVVQPKDTLFSLSRRFRTTVNEIMALNRLANAQIYTGQKIKIPQGD
- the radC gene encoding DNA repair protein RadC, coding for MDTSAPGTSIRHWPEQDRPREKLFRLGEQKLSDSELLAILLNSGGRGFSALDLSRRVLARFKSFRNMAGLDAGECQDIRGLGMTKIARIRAAIEIGRRFRSEASDGRPLKIGSSREAAEVLMPRMRDLKKEVFTVIFLNSRHRVIEMADVEEGTVNSAAPMVREIFQLALQRFAVSLICAHNHPSGDITPSAQDREFTLKIRAAGEALGVKVLDHIIVGDNAYYSFADEGGV